A single window of Solenopsis invicta isolate M01_SB chromosome 3, UNIL_Sinv_3.0, whole genome shotgun sequence DNA harbors:
- the LOC105193601 gene encoding uncharacterized protein LOC105193601: MGASVSTCTGQEGSPLRCVTTVAPRWTRRSILLECSAWEGARLVLTDALDLDKEELSLERMVRAMLSGTEKWEAATSFCEEVISQKENAEREREREREQSPDAAPMRRRRKEQRARVYARAP; this comes from the coding sequence ATGggtgcttcggtgagtacctgcacCGGTCAAGAAGGGAGCCCATTACGGTGTGTCACCACTGTGGCGCCCCGATGGACTCGGCGGAGCATCCTCTTGGAGTGTTCGGCTTGGGAGGGTGCCCGTCTGGTTCTGACGGATGCCTTAGATCTGGACAAGGAGGAGCTGTCCTTGGAGAGAATGGTTCGGGCCATGCTTTCCGGAACGGAGAAGTGGGAAGCGGCGACCTCCTTCTGCGAGGAAGTGATCTCGCAGAAGGAGAACGccgagagggagagggagagggagagggagcaGTCGCCGGACGCCGCTCCCatgaggaggaggagaaaagaACAAAGAGCTCGGGTGTACGCCCGGGCTCCGTAA
- the LOC120357265 gene encoding uncharacterized protein LOC120357265, which yields MDYYVPLQQDEMCEKVTLPRYTPHILGRRLALTSTAYKYLDIGISVGPTSFVEILIGDNRGNQIILAHATWTALFQKRVDIERLAQSTSPSSTLSIQDLIVQLIKLRNENIVKLTLRDTCMYLKPKTVLFLFELEQCVEHIYYSLYQYTYTVSEKYKHFVTLLRQNYVNNKCDAAKLLREKYDKTSLLECEMLAYALDNIVRDALHDK from the exons ATGGACTACTACGTGCCGCTTCAACAGGACGAAATGTGTGAAAAAgt aacattgccACGGTATACGCCTCACATTTTGGGGAGGAGATTGGCATTGACGTCCACAGCGTATAAATATCTCGACATTGGAATCAGCGTAGGACCAACATCGTTTGTGGAGATACTTATTGGTGACAATCGAGGCAATCAAATAATTCTGGCTCATGCAACGTGGACAGCACTGTTCCAGAAACGTGTGGACATTGAACGACTCGCGCAGTCGACTTCTCCTTCCTCAACATTATCGATTCAAGATCTTATTGTACAACTCATTAAACtgcgtaatgaaaatattgttaaattaacattacgcGATACTTGCATGTATTTGAAACCAAAAACTGTACTTTTTCTGTTTGAGCTCGAACAATGCGTCGAGCATATATATTActctttatatcaatatacatatacagtgagcgaaaaatataaacattttgtaacccTTTTAcgccaaaattatgttaataataaatgcgaTGCGGCAAAACTcttgcgagaaaaatatgataaaacttcGCTTTTAGAATGTGAAATGTTAGCTTACGCTTTAGATAATATTGTACGTGATGCATtacatgacaaataa